The following proteins are co-located in the Heliorestis convoluta genome:
- a CDS encoding YerC/YecD family TrpR-related protein, with protein MVASKLQEESLDRLFEAILELQNIEECYRFFEDLCTVAELKALGQRLQVAKMLEKDCTYTHIAEETGASPATISRVKRSLHYGADGYKLLLQRLREKKKLVDTV; from the coding sequence TTGGTGGCTTCTAAACTACAAGAAGAATCACTGGATCGGCTTTTTGAAGCCATATTGGAGCTTCAGAATATAGAAGAGTGCTATCGTTTTTTCGAAGACTTGTGTACTGTCGCTGAACTAAAAGCACTAGGACAACGCTTACAAGTGGCCAAAATGCTTGAAAAAGACTGTACCTACACCCACATCGCAGAAGAAACAGGTGCAAGCCCAGCGACCATATCACGAGTAAAGCGCTCTTTGCACTACGGTGCCGATGGCTACAAGTTGCTTTTGCAACGACTTCGAGAAAAGAAAAAACTCGTTGACACCGTTTAA
- the hisA gene encoding 1-(5-phosphoribosyl)-5-[(5-phosphoribosylamino)methylideneamino]imidazole-4-carboxamide isomerase, with translation MLIFPAIDLKEGRCVRLYQGRMSEATVYNDDPVAQALAWQAQGAQMIHLVDLDGAFEGVPQNLDAIKDILDAVTVAVQIGGGIRDMATVDKYLSLGVSRVILGTVAIKNPDLFATACEKYGSRIVLGLDARDGWVATDGWAGTSEITALELAVEMKKLGAKRVIYTDISKDGTMAGPNLKATADLARKTGLKFIASGGFATIDDVKAAADLYTEGIEGVILGKSIYTGSIDLPEAIALARSATAGREDVC, from the coding sequence ATGTTAATTTTTCCAGCGATTGATTTAAAAGAAGGCCGTTGTGTCCGTCTCTACCAGGGGCGAATGAGTGAAGCAACTGTATACAATGACGATCCTGTAGCACAAGCCTTGGCTTGGCAGGCACAAGGTGCGCAGATGATTCACCTTGTCGATCTCGATGGGGCTTTTGAAGGAGTCCCGCAAAACCTTGATGCGATCAAAGACATATTAGACGCTGTAACAGTGGCTGTTCAAATTGGTGGCGGCATTCGTGACATGGCCACTGTTGATAAATACTTGAGTCTAGGCGTTTCTCGTGTAATCCTCGGCACCGTGGCGATAAAAAATCCTGATCTTTTTGCCACAGCTTGTGAAAAGTACGGTTCTCGCATTGTCCTTGGCTTGGACGCTCGCGATGGCTGGGTAGCTACAGACGGTTGGGCAGGCACATCTGAAATAACAGCTTTAGAGTTGGCTGTAGAAATGAAAAAGCTTGGAGCCAAACGAGTGATCTATACGGACATTTCCAAAGACGGCACCATGGCAGGTCCGAACTTGAAAGCAACAGCCGATCTAGCTAGAAAAACAGGCTTAAAGTTCATTGCTTCTGGCGGCTTTGCTACCATTGACGATGTGAAAGCAGCTGCTGACTTATACACCGAAGGCATAGAAGGTGTGATTCTAGGAAAATCGATCTATACAGGTTCCATTGATCTTCCAGAAGCGATTGCATTGGCCCGCTCGGCAACAGCCGGGAGGGAAGATGTATGCTAA
- a CDS encoding nickel-dependent hydrogenase large subunit: protein MALRKIINPVTRLSGFLEIEVYIEGHTIVEAKSSSLLFRGFEIMLQGRNPLDAIYFTQRICGICSTAHSVASSLALEEALKVTITEQGRALRDLVHGCEFLQNHLRHLYLYTMPDFIKLPEAQCLFQKGEQNHQDLRLPKKENDLLVDHYLESFSISRKAHEMLAIFGGKAPHDHGIFVGGLTVHPTIDKVIKFRSLLDQIKRFTIEKMIPDVYTLARYYDDYFHIGRGYGNLLSFGLFERSSKEIEARRKEEIQKSYRYVEAAFLPYKGKEKRINKNKITESLRYGWYQDGKPERPIEGTTIPDTEKEKAYSWSKAPRYEGYPCEVGPLARLIISGHYPYQISMMDRTIARALEVLQVIMVMEQLLEEIALQEAPQDIYTIPEKTKGIGLTDTTRGALGHWLIIDNQKLFHYQVITPSAWNLSPRDEKGQRGPLEEALVGTKIEKIDQPVEIGRIVRSFDPCISCATHVHTIKGIQKITILD, encoded by the coding sequence ATGGCACTTCGAAAAATCATTAACCCCGTGACTCGATTGAGCGGCTTTTTAGAGATAGAAGTATACATAGAAGGTCATACCATTGTAGAAGCCAAAAGCAGCAGTTTGTTATTTCGTGGTTTTGAAATCATGTTGCAAGGAAGAAATCCCCTTGATGCTATATACTTTACCCAGCGCATCTGTGGTATTTGCTCTACAGCCCACTCGGTCGCTTCTTCGCTAGCTCTAGAAGAGGCGCTTAAAGTTACCATTACCGAACAAGGAAGAGCTCTGCGTGACCTGGTCCATGGCTGCGAGTTTTTACAAAATCATCTCCGGCACTTATACCTCTATACAATGCCAGACTTTATAAAGCTACCGGAAGCACAATGTCTCTTTCAAAAAGGAGAACAAAATCATCAAGATCTGCGATTGCCAAAAAAAGAAAATGATCTTCTAGTAGACCATTACCTAGAATCCTTTTCGATCAGCCGAAAAGCACACGAAATGCTCGCTATCTTTGGTGGTAAAGCGCCTCATGATCATGGCATCTTTGTTGGCGGACTGACTGTTCATCCAACCATTGACAAAGTAATAAAATTTCGCTCTCTTTTGGATCAGATCAAGCGTTTTACCATCGAGAAAATGATCCCCGATGTGTATACCTTAGCCCGCTACTATGACGACTACTTCCATATAGGCAGAGGCTATGGCAATCTTCTCAGTTTTGGTCTATTTGAGAGAAGCAGCAAAGAAATAGAAGCTCGTAGAAAAGAAGAAATTCAAAAATCCTACAGATATGTAGAAGCAGCATTTTTACCTTATAAAGGAAAGGAAAAAAGAATTAACAAGAACAAAATAACCGAATCGCTCCGCTATGGCTGGTATCAAGATGGTAAGCCAGAAAGGCCTATAGAAGGAACAACCATCCCTGACACAGAAAAAGAAAAAGCATACAGTTGGTCCAAAGCACCTCGTTATGAAGGATATCCTTGCGAAGTAGGACCGTTGGCTCGTTTAATCATCAGCGGTCACTATCCCTATCAGATATCTATGATGGATCGGACCATTGCGAGAGCTTTAGAAGTCTTACAAGTGATCATGGTGATGGAACAACTGCTGGAAGAGATAGCTCTTCAGGAAGCACCACAAGACATCTATACCATTCCAGAAAAAACAAAAGGCATAGGCCTCACCGATACAACAAGAGGTGCTCTCGGTCATTGGCTGATCATCGATAACCAAAAGCTTTTCCACTATCAGGTTATCACACCATCGGCATGGAATCTCTCACCGCGGGATGAAAAAGGGCAAAGAGGACCACTCGAAGAAGCTTTAGTCGGAACAAAGATTGAAAAGATCGATCAACCTGTAGAAATCGGCCGCATCGTTCGCTCTTTTGACCCTTGTATTTCTTGTGCAACCCATGTGCATACGATCAAAGGAATCCAAAAGATTACCATTCTTGACTGA
- a CDS encoding hydrogenase maturation protease, producing MTEEECLLNPKAIKVIGLGNVLCQDDGLGVYAVERLEEALQDNEELVQDFTLVKAETDAWYGLQECLTSWQVIIIDALLGPGEPGTVYIVPLQEIVDTEWSYSMHGLTLLQLIARYQKEGKAIKGWLIGMEPERIDLGFGLSPVVEDNMEILLEEVKIMVERMQGQGLYS from the coding sequence TTGACTGAGGAGGAATGCCTTCTGAACCCAAAAGCAATTAAAGTCATCGGCTTAGGCAACGTTCTTTGTCAAGATGACGGACTGGGCGTCTATGCCGTAGAGCGCCTTGAAGAAGCTTTGCAAGATAATGAAGAATTGGTACAAGATTTCACACTTGTCAAAGCAGAAACAGATGCCTGGTACGGTCTGCAAGAATGCTTAACATCCTGGCAAGTCATTATTATTGATGCTCTATTAGGTCCCGGTGAACCTGGGACAGTATATATAGTGCCGCTACAAGAAATTGTAGACACCGAATGGTCTTATTCCATGCACGGATTAACATTGCTACAACTGATTGCACGCTATCAAAAAGAAGGAAAAGCCATCAAAGGCTGGCTCATTGGCATGGAACCGGAACGAATCGATTTAGGTTTTGGGCTGAGCCCTGTTGTAGAAGACAACATGGAGATTTTGTTAGAAGAAGTAAAAATCATGGTAGAAAGAATGCAAGGGCAGGGCTTGTATAGTTAA
- the hisH gene encoding imidazole glycerol phosphate synthase subunit HisH: MIAIIDYGMGNLRSVQKGLEKVGYEAYITSDPEEVLKAKGVILPGVGAFADAMDNLRKSNLIDAIYQVIEQGKPFLGICLGYQLMFEESEEGGCHRGLGIFPGKVRRLPAGFKVPHMGWNQLTIRQKNALLEGVPSQSEFYFVHSYYVEPADDSLIIATAGYGFDFCAIAGRDRLVGAQFHPEKSSDLGLKILENFGKQVEKC; encoded by the coding sequence ATGATCGCGATTATAGACTACGGTATGGGGAACTTGCGAAGTGTCCAAAAAGGCCTGGAGAAAGTAGGATATGAAGCCTATATTACCAGTGACCCTGAAGAAGTGCTCAAAGCCAAAGGCGTTATTCTCCCAGGCGTAGGCGCTTTCGCCGACGCCATGGACAATCTGCGCAAAAGCAATCTTATCGACGCTATCTATCAGGTGATCGAGCAAGGAAAGCCTTTTCTCGGCATTTGCCTTGGTTATCAACTGATGTTTGAAGAAAGCGAAGAAGGAGGCTGCCATCGAGGTTTGGGCATTTTCCCCGGGAAAGTTCGGCGCTTGCCAGCAGGTTTCAAAGTGCCTCACATGGGATGGAACCAATTGACAATTCGACAAAAAAATGCTTTGCTAGAAGGGGTGCCTTCGCAGTCTGAATTTTACTTTGTTCATTCCTACTACGTTGAGCCGGCTGATGATTCTTTAATTATTGCAACGGCTGGTTATGGCTTTGATTTTTGCGCGATTGCAGGTCGCGATCGCCTAGTAGGAGCACAATTCCACCCTGAAAAATCAAGCGATCTAGGTCTTAAAATTTTAGAGAACTTTGGAAAGCAGGTAGAGAAATGTTAA
- a CDS encoding TrpB-like pyridoxal phosphate-dependent enzyme, whose product MSLPHSKKIILEEKSIPQAWYNIQADLPTPLDPPLNPQTFQPIEPGDLSPIFPMELIKQEVTTERWIEIPEEVRELYKMWRPTPVYRATQLEKLLDTPAKIYYKYEGTSPAGSHKLNTSLPQAYYNQKAGITRLATETGAGQWGSALSLACKFFDLECTVYMVKVSCEQKPYRKSFMQVYEAEVIPSPSTRTAAGRHVLEENPQSTGSLGIAISEAVEDAASRPDTNYALGSVLNHVILHQTIIGLEAKAQLAQVDTYPDIVIGACGGGSNFAGIAFPFMPEMFQGKKTRFIAVEPDACPTLTKGTFAYDYGDTAKLTPITKMYTLGSSFMPPGIHAGGLRYHGESPLVSQLFHDGFIEAQAYGQKAIFEAALTFARTEGIVPAPESAHAIASAIAEAKKAKEAGEEKTILFCLSGHGLFDLGAYDSYFEGRLNDIPHSDEALAKSLEKLPKV is encoded by the coding sequence ATGAGTTTACCTCATTCCAAAAAAATCATACTTGAAGAGAAATCAATACCCCAAGCCTGGTACAACATTCAAGCAGACTTGCCAACACCATTAGATCCACCGTTGAATCCACAGACCTTCCAGCCAATAGAACCTGGTGATTTATCACCTATTTTTCCCATGGAGCTAATTAAGCAAGAAGTAACGACGGAGCGCTGGATTGAAATTCCAGAAGAAGTTCGTGAACTATATAAAATGTGGCGCCCTACGCCTGTATATCGAGCGACACAGCTAGAGAAGTTACTTGACACGCCTGCAAAAATTTACTACAAATACGAAGGCACCAGTCCCGCTGGTAGCCATAAGCTTAATACATCTTTGCCCCAAGCGTACTATAACCAAAAAGCAGGCATCACCCGACTTGCTACAGAGACAGGAGCGGGCCAATGGGGCAGTGCCTTATCACTCGCTTGCAAGTTTTTTGACTTGGAATGTACCGTCTACATGGTCAAAGTCTCTTGCGAACAAAAGCCCTATCGCAAATCTTTTATGCAAGTTTACGAAGCGGAAGTGATTCCGTCTCCTTCTACGCGCACAGCAGCCGGTCGTCATGTGCTAGAAGAAAATCCCCAATCAACAGGCAGCCTGGGCATTGCCATCTCAGAAGCGGTGGAAGACGCAGCATCTCGACCAGACACCAATTATGCCTTAGGAAGTGTCTTAAACCACGTTATCCTTCACCAAACGATTATCGGCTTAGAGGCAAAAGCCCAACTGGCCCAAGTTGATACCTACCCTGATATTGTCATTGGAGCCTGTGGCGGTGGCAGTAACTTTGCCGGCATCGCCTTCCCCTTTATGCCTGAAATGTTCCAAGGCAAGAAGACTCGCTTTATCGCTGTAGAACCTGACGCTTGCCCTACCTTAACCAAAGGCACTTTTGCCTATGATTATGGAGACACGGCGAAGCTTACACCGATCACGAAAATGTATACCCTCGGTAGCAGCTTTATGCCACCAGGCATCCACGCCGGCGGCCTCCGTTACCACGGCGAATCTCCTCTTGTCAGCCAACTTTTCCACGATGGCTTTATTGAAGCGCAGGCTTACGGTCAAAAAGCCATCTTCGAAGCAGCGCTGACATTTGCACGCACAGAAGGCATCGTACCGGCACCAGAATCTGCCCACGCCATCGCCTCTGCCATTGCCGAAGCGAAAAAAGCCAAAGAAGCAGGCGAAGAAAAAACAATCCTCTTCTGCCTCTCCGGCCACGGCCTCTTCGATCTAGGCGCCTATGATTCCTACTTCGAAGGCAGACTCAACGACATTCCACACTCCGATGAAGCACTGGCTAAAAGCTTAGAAAAATTACCAAAAGTATAA
- the hisZ gene encoding ATP phosphoribosyltransferase regulatory subunit, whose amino-acid sequence MTKDRSLLQIPAGMRDFLPGEAQMKRALENKWAQLYTSWSYEEVITPTVEYLDVLAIDTGEEMAGRLFQLFDRKGHIMVLRPEMTTPIARLVASRLYKEPLPQRLFYGANVFRYDEPQAGRQREIYQSGVELIGAPGPLADAEVIALAVEALRESGLEDFQISIGQIDVFNGIMEELPLSPEEKVKISRLVAKKDFVSLEEFLDDHPLNLDQAELLLRLPTFHGSKEVLEEASILAVNEKARQGLENLRQVYEALSLYGVQDYIALDLGVLRGFDYYTGVVFEGYTEGLGFPICGGGRYDRLLAQMGFDSPATGFAIGLERVLLALSRSNQPSPYPMPDVLLGGDNLPEILGKAARLRARGSIVEIDVLGLQEEALKAYARERGIRNVVYFAASPQTEPDDSKEEA is encoded by the coding sequence ATGACGAAAGATCGCAGCTTATTACAAATTCCAGCAGGGATGCGAGATTTTTTGCCTGGGGAAGCACAAATGAAGAGAGCTTTAGAGAACAAATGGGCTCAGCTCTATACGTCATGGAGCTATGAGGAAGTGATCACGCCAACGGTGGAATATCTCGATGTGCTTGCCATCGATACAGGGGAAGAAATGGCCGGTCGACTTTTTCAACTTTTCGATCGCAAAGGCCATATTATGGTTTTGCGTCCTGAAATGACTACACCCATTGCACGCCTTGTTGCCTCTCGTCTTTATAAAGAACCCTTACCACAGCGTCTTTTCTATGGTGCTAACGTTTTTCGCTATGACGAACCACAGGCAGGCCGACAGCGAGAAATCTATCAATCAGGCGTTGAGCTGATTGGAGCACCGGGACCCCTTGCCGATGCAGAAGTGATAGCACTGGCTGTAGAAGCCCTGCGCGAATCCGGATTAGAAGATTTTCAGATATCAATCGGTCAAATTGACGTATTCAACGGCATTATGGAAGAGTTACCACTGTCACCAGAAGAAAAAGTGAAGATTAGCCGACTGGTCGCCAAAAAAGATTTTGTCAGCTTAGAAGAATTTTTAGACGATCATCCTCTTAACCTAGATCAAGCTGAGCTCTTGCTTCGATTGCCTACCTTCCACGGAAGCAAGGAAGTTTTAGAAGAAGCCTCTATTCTAGCCGTCAATGAAAAAGCTCGCCAAGGCCTAGAGAATCTTCGCCAAGTCTATGAAGCCCTTTCGCTTTATGGTGTGCAAGATTATATTGCCTTAGATCTAGGTGTCCTGCGTGGCTTTGACTATTATACGGGCGTCGTTTTTGAAGGGTATACAGAAGGCCTAGGCTTCCCCATCTGCGGAGGCGGACGCTACGATCGACTGCTAGCGCAAATGGGCTTTGACAGTCCCGCCACTGGTTTTGCCATTGGTCTTGAGCGAGTTTTGCTTGCCCTATCTCGTTCTAATCAACCATCACCTTACCCAATGCCAGATGTATTACTCGGTGGCGACAACTTGCCTGAAATCTTAGGCAAAGCAGCACGACTGAGAGCACGCGGTTCTATCGTGGAAATTGATGTTTTAGGCCTACAAGAAGAAGCCTTAAAAGCCTACGCTCGCGAAAGAGGTATCCGCAATGTGGTCTACTTTGCAGCATCGCCTCAAACAGAGCCCGACGATAGCAAAGAGGAGGCCTAG
- the hisG gene encoding ATP phosphoribosyltransferase codes for MRNFLTIALPKGKLYEDSVDLLQEAGLCTEGLKEDSRKMVFTNEVEGLKYIICRPTDIPTFVEYGAADLGIVGKDTIVEQDKDLMELVDLRFGYCRFVVALPEVTAQGRDLSQFNHRRVATKFPYVAENFFRQRGMQVEVIKLHGNIELAPAVGLADMIVDIVSTGRTLRENQLVAIEDIFGATARLVANRVAYRLKHQKIQPLVDCVRSIVKDKEVRS; via the coding sequence ATGAGAAACTTTTTGACCATTGCTTTACCCAAAGGCAAGCTTTACGAAGATTCTGTCGATCTATTACAAGAAGCAGGACTTTGCACAGAAGGATTAAAAGAAGATAGTCGCAAAATGGTCTTCACCAATGAAGTAGAAGGCCTGAAATATATCATTTGTCGCCCCACTGATATTCCTACCTTTGTAGAATATGGTGCCGCTGATCTAGGCATTGTAGGCAAAGATACGATTGTGGAACAAGACAAAGACTTGATGGAACTGGTTGACTTGCGCTTTGGCTATTGTCGCTTTGTCGTCGCTTTACCAGAAGTAACAGCGCAGGGCCGCGACCTCAGCCAGTTTAATCATCGTCGTGTTGCCACCAAGTTCCCCTACGTAGCAGAAAACTTTTTTCGCCAGCGGGGTATGCAAGTAGAAGTGATCAAGCTTCACGGCAACATCGAACTAGCGCCGGCTGTAGGCCTGGCCGACATGATCGTAGATATTGTATCGACAGGACGGACTTTACGAGAGAATCAACTCGTCGCAATTGAAGATATTTTTGGTGCCACTGCTCGCCTTGTAGCCAACCGCGTAGCCTATCGATTGAAACACCAAAAAATACAACCTCTCGTCGACTGTGTGCGCAGTATCGTCAAAGATAAGGAGGTCCGTTCGTAA
- the hisF gene encoding imidazole glycerol phosphate synthase subunit HisF: MLTKRIIPCLDVHGGRVVKGTNFVNLRDAGDPVELAATYDREGADELVFLDITASSDNRAIMLDVVRRTAEEVFIPFTVGGGLRTVEDIREMLKAGADKVSLNTSAVQTPDLIAEGAKKFGSQCIVVAIDARRRRNEQGESLEAWEVYIHGGRTPTGMDVIEWAKKVEGLGAGEILLTSMDCDGTKDGYDIPLTSAISEALSIPVIASGGVGNLEHIYEGLTAGKADAALAASIYHYKEYTIRETKAFLEERGVPVRRWHR, translated from the coding sequence ATGCTAACGAAGCGGATCATTCCCTGTCTCGATGTTCACGGGGGCCGTGTCGTTAAAGGAACCAACTTTGTTAACCTTCGTGATGCCGGTGATCCTGTAGAACTGGCAGCAACCTATGATCGAGAAGGCGCTGATGAACTGGTTTTTCTTGACATCACCGCTTCTTCCGACAATCGTGCCATCATGCTCGATGTGGTTCGTCGTACTGCAGAAGAAGTTTTTATTCCTTTTACCGTGGGTGGAGGCTTGCGTACCGTTGAGGATATTCGAGAAATGCTGAAAGCAGGGGCTGATAAAGTTTCTCTTAACACCTCGGCAGTACAAACGCCGGACTTAATTGCAGAAGGTGCCAAAAAGTTTGGCTCTCAATGCATTGTCGTTGCCATTGACGCCAGACGACGTCGCAACGAACAAGGAGAATCTTTAGAAGCCTGGGAAGTGTACATTCATGGTGGACGGACACCAACAGGCATGGATGTCATCGAATGGGCCAAAAAAGTAGAAGGACTAGGAGCCGGAGAAATCCTCCTAACGAGCATGGACTGTGATGGTACCAAAGATGGCTATGATATTCCCTTAACGTCTGCTATCAGTGAAGCCTTGTCCATTCCCGTCATTGCTTCCGGTGGCGTTGGCAACCTGGAACATATCTATGAGGGACTTACCGCAGGAAAGGCCGATGCAGCCCTGGCCGCTTCAATTTATCATTACAAAGAATATACCATCCGAGAAACGAAGGCCTTCTTAGAGGAGAGAGGAGTGCCTGTACGGCGATGGCATCGTTAA
- the tatA gene encoding twin-arginine translocase TatA/TatE family subunit has translation MITFGYFLSPTQWLLVLALVLLFFGAKRLPEIGRALGKSLKEFKEEVTPEKTPGDKAKEVDARIVEEEKKKEQ, from the coding sequence TTGATTACTTTTGGATATTTTCTGAGCCCTACGCAATGGCTTTTGGTGCTCGCTCTGGTTCTGCTTTTCTTTGGTGCCAAGCGATTGCCTGAGATTGGACGAGCTCTCGGCAAAAGCTTAAAGGAGTTTAAGGAAGAAGTGACACCAGAAAAGACACCCGGCGACAAAGCCAAGGAAGTTGATGCTCGGATTGTTGAGGAAGAAAAGAAAAAAGAGCAATAA
- the hisB gene encoding imidazoleglycerol-phosphate dehydratase HisB — translation MNLVERDNRKATIARKTAETDITMELNLDGTGRYEGKTGIGFLDHMFTLLARHGQLDLTLTCQGDLEVDNHHTVEDLGICLGTVLQQALGDKKGITRYGHAYVPMDETLLRVCLDLSGRPFLVYKVTLPVERVGALETELVEEFFRGFVNHSFMNLHIHLLEGGNGHHIIEAIFKGLGRALKQAVAIDPRTAGQIPSTKEVL, via the coding sequence GTGAACCTTGTAGAGAGAGATAACAGAAAAGCTACCATCGCTAGAAAGACAGCTGAAACCGACATAACAATGGAATTAAACCTTGACGGCACAGGTCGCTACGAAGGCAAGACAGGCATCGGTTTTCTCGATCACATGTTCACTTTGCTGGCTAGGCACGGTCAACTCGACCTTACCCTAACTTGCCAAGGTGATCTAGAGGTAGACAACCATCACACTGTAGAAGATCTAGGTATCTGCCTAGGCACAGTCTTGCAACAAGCATTGGGAGATAAAAAAGGCATTACCCGCTATGGCCACGCCTACGTTCCCATGGACGAAACGCTCCTTCGAGTCTGTCTTGACCTTAGCGGTCGCCCATTTCTTGTCTATAAAGTAACTCTCCCTGTAGAACGAGTGGGCGCTTTAGAAACAGAGTTGGTTGAAGAGTTCTTCCGAGGTTTTGTCAATCACAGCTTTATGAACTTACACATCCACCTCCTAGAAGGCGGAAACGGACATCATATTATTGAAGCCATCTTCAAAGGGTTGGGACGAGCCCTCAAGCAGGCTGTTGCTATAGATCCTCGGACAGCGGGGCAAATTCCTTCTACTAAAGAAGTGTTATAA
- the hisC gene encoding histidinol-phosphate transaminase, producing the protein MERKSPLTWARQDIRDMVPYQAKVYPEGVKIDANENPFPWPQSYVQRVQSEIATYPFTRYPDSEAKELRHALSLYTGRSTEEILISNGSDEAIQLILLTFGGPGLATVISHPTFVMYGMATRYVGGKVIDVPLLEEKGTYRLDVPGLLAAAAKEESRVIVICNPNNPTGNCFSEEDIIAVLEGTDKIVIVDEAYYEFAGKSMAARLQEFPNLIILRTFSKAFGLAGLRVGYTMASQEIIQEMHKVRQPFNVNAFSQRAACIALEEREAFQEQIDTILAEREKLLPRLKPFSWQVYPTDANYIFLRPYGETEEEQMAITTKIHQALLDRALLVRKLGGGPGLNGTLRITVGQEKENDQLIAALESLYDPEQKRWTL; encoded by the coding sequence GTGGAGAGGAAAAGCCCTCTTACATGGGCTCGACAAGATATTCGAGATATGGTACCGTATCAAGCCAAGGTATATCCAGAGGGTGTAAAAATTGACGCCAACGAAAATCCCTTCCCTTGGCCCCAATCCTATGTTCAACGCGTACAATCAGAAATCGCCACCTATCCCTTTACTCGCTACCCCGATTCAGAAGCCAAAGAACTACGTCATGCGCTCAGCCTCTACACAGGTCGCTCCACCGAAGAAATTCTTATCTCTAATGGTTCCGATGAAGCGATCCAATTGATTCTACTCACCTTTGGTGGGCCTGGCTTGGCCACTGTTATTTCCCATCCCACTTTTGTCATGTACGGCATGGCCACCCGTTATGTTGGTGGAAAAGTTATCGATGTACCTCTTCTCGAAGAGAAAGGAACCTATCGATTGGACGTACCGGGGCTGCTAGCCGCGGCTGCCAAGGAAGAATCGAGAGTTATCGTGATCTGCAACCCGAACAACCCCACAGGCAACTGCTTTTCAGAAGAAGACATTATCGCTGTCTTAGAAGGAACGGACAAAATCGTCATTGTCGACGAAGCTTACTACGAATTTGCCGGCAAAAGTATGGCAGCACGGCTACAGGAATTCCCGAACCTTATAATTTTACGCACCTTTTCCAAAGCCTTTGGATTGGCAGGCTTGCGGGTCGGATATACTATGGCGTCGCAAGAAATCATTCAAGAAATGCACAAAGTGCGCCAGCCTTTTAACGTGAACGCCTTCTCTCAGCGAGCAGCCTGCATCGCCTTAGAAGAAAGAGAAGCTTTTCAAGAACAAATCGATACCATCCTTGCGGAACGAGAAAAGCTTCTGCCACGGCTCAAACCCTTTTCTTGGCAAGTCTATCCTACAGACGCCAACTACATCTTCCTCCGTCCCTATGGTGAGACAGAAGAAGAACAAATGGCAATAACTACAAAAATCCATCAAGCTCTTCTAGACCGTGCCCTTCTCGTTCGCAAGCTCGGCGGCGGACCGGGCCTGAATGGCACCTTACGCATTACTGTGGGCCAAGAAAAAGAAAACGATCAACTTATCGCTGCTTTAGAGTCCCTCTACGATCCGGAACAAAAGAGGTGGACCCTGTGA